A single region of the Glycine max cultivar Williams 82 chromosome 20, Glycine_max_v4.0, whole genome shotgun sequence genome encodes:
- the LOC100795507 gene encoding 60S ribosomal protein L36-3 encodes MAPKPPSTGLFVGLNKGHVVTKKELPPRPSDRKGKTSKRVHFVRNLIREVAGFAPYEKRITELLKVGKDKRALKVAKRKLGTHKRAKKKREEMSSVLRKMRAGGAGDKKK; translated from the exons ATGGCTCCCAAACCGCCTAGTACGGGTCTGTTTGTTGGACTGAACAAGGGTCACGTCGTCACCAAGAAGGAATTGCCTCCACGCCCCTCAGATCGTAAGGGG aaaacaagcAAGAGGGTGCACTTTGTGAGGAACCTCATAAGAGAGGTAGCCGGTTTTGCACCCTATGAAAAGCGTATAACTGAGTTGCTGAAGGTTGGGAAGGATAAGAGGGCACTGAAGGTTGCAAAGAGAAAGCTCGGAACACACAAACGCGCAAAGAAGAAGCGTGAGGAAATGTCCAGTGTTCTCAGGAAGATGAG GGCTGGTGGTGCTGGAGACAAGAAGAAATAA
- the LOC100797452 gene encoding uncharacterized protein encodes MSGGVGPTGSDISLPQEQEVDHKEQQEQHSLKNLHKTITTTPHKPTFLSFRHLNCLAVVVVLSSSGMVAPEDFAFVLFSIIYMYFLSKMAFPSLHPSKEEPLVFNPKNKLLALYVFIGAIIGLYAPIAYILEGIFEGDKEGIKAAAPHVFLLSSQVFMEGVAFSGMFSTPMRAFVPVFYNSRRIFTIVDWLRSEINKVNEEHSGSDRRIFVGRVLAVANMAFWCFNLFGFLLPVYLPKVFRLYYAGHKD; translated from the coding sequence ATGTCAGGTGGTGTTGGTCCAACTGGCAGTGACATTAGCCTCCCACAAGAACAAGAAGTTGATCACAAAGAGCAGCAAGAACAACATTCACTCAAGAATCTCCACAAAACCATCACCACCACGCCTCACAAGCCAACTTTCCTCTCTTTCCGCCATCTCAATTGCTTGGCTGTGGTGGTTGTCTTATCTTCTAGTGGCATGGTTGCCCCTGAAGACTTTGCTTTTGTGCTCTTCTCCATAATCTACATGTACTTCTTATCAAAGATGGCTTTCCCATCTCTTCACCCATCAAAGGAGGAACCTTTAGTTTTCAACCCAAAAAACAAGCTCCTTGCCCTCTATGTGTTTATAGGGGCCATCATTGGACTTTATGCCCCAATAGCTTATATCTTGGAGGGAATATTTGAGGGTGACAAGGAAGGGATCAAAGCAGCTGCACCCCATGTTTTTCTCTTGTCTAGCCAAGTCTTCATGGAAGGGGTGGCATTCTCTGGCATGTTCTCAACTCCAATGAGAGCTTTTGTGCCTGTCTTTTAcaactcaaggaggattttcacCATTGTGGATTGGCTTAGGAGTGAGATCAACAAGGTTAATGAAGAGCACAGTGGGTCTGATAGGAGGATCTTTGTTGGGAGAGTACTTGCTGTAGCTAACATGGCCTTCTGGTGCTTCaatttgtttggatttttgTTGCCTGTTTATCTTCCAAAAGTTTTTAGGTTGTATTACGCTGGTCACAAAGACTGA
- the LOC100789003 gene encoding uncharacterized protein, producing the protein MPVAKLPASGTTDFRKTDDGNDSLDTIIRQAIGKEPLLSFPRAGVSPVQWIQLLNALDQQGLPLLSPVKVHLQKCNKCSREFCSPINYRRHIRIQHRLKKLDKDSDKNRDLLGAYWDKLSVEEAKEVVSFKNVMLEEVPGSSILEALTTLRKQGFSSLPQYYLRAGSALLNIVQSRPSSFPKSSQELFSILDDSSEKTFLVGSAVSMQRYVFDGEAGKIGLEPKNLVACTSFLLEQNLVKAWLADKDAEALRCQKLLVEEEEAAQKRKYEILERKHQKKLRQKEHKARERLEDDTEIKENIRSTGEDVSPTEASSGTCDFEAHNPDIFADHSTPPHVTSRCLDNDEVIEGVTLSGYDFDTDQYIERQTSRGHNHRRIMATRWQGLPKSQWAIANGSHPGHNSQMSKLGVIQKHGTNCDQRVAPIVNGSKFWSRKPKPETNGVVLKARLQKEPDKCKNHEVLIGSVSVCLGNCSHSEGNLVAPQRDSLVDNLAKQNTAQEKPVKHDSSQGSNGRLTVKLWRPVSQHGTKDLLPLQNGGTEADVINGKYDLNLSGQCSLRLCSIDGSDIGFGDNFSHTGDSESLRLSSHAAKAFLVQRWKEAISSNHVKLFVTPDCQSSNADRCSIIANSENRLPATSGVAKSKPKTKLEKGMKIKYIPKQKATT; encoded by the exons ATGCCAGTTGCAAAACTCCCGGCCTCTGGCACAACCGATTTCAGGAAAACAGACGATGGAAATGATTCTTTAGATACAATAATTAGACAAGCAATTGGAAAAGAACCTTTGCTTTCCTTTCCTAGGGCCGGTGTCAGCCCAGTACAGTGGATTCAATTACTTAATGCTTTAGATCAGCAAG GGTTGCCTTTGCTCTCTCCTGTGAAGGTTCATTTACAGAAGTGCAACAAGTGTTCTCGAGAATTTTGCTCTCCCATTAACTATAGAAGACATATACGCATACAGCATCGATTGAAAAAGCTTGATAAG GATTCTGATAAAAATAGGGATCTTTTAGGGGCATATTGGGATAAG CTCTCCGTAGAAGAGGCAAAGGAAGTTGTGTCATTCAAGAATGTGATGCTGGAG GAAGTTCCAGGGTCTTCAATTTTAGAAGCTTTGACAACTCTTAGGAAACAAGGATTTTCCTCTCTTCCACAATATTATCTGAGGGCTGGTTCTGCCCTTTTG AATATTGTTCAATCCAGGCCTTCTAGTTTTCCTAAATCTTCCCAAGAGTTATTCAGTATCTTAGATGATTCTagtgaaaaaacatttttggtTGGATCAGCAGTATCAATGCAAAGATATGTTTTTGATGGAGAGGCTGGAAAGATTGGTCTTGAACCAAAAAACCTAGTTGCTTGCACAAGTTTCTTGCTAGAGCAGAAtctg GTGAAGGCCTGGCTTGCTGACAAGGATGCTGAAGCATTGAGATGCCAGAAGCTGCTGGTGGAGGAAGAGGAAGCTGCTCAGAAAAG aaaatatgaGATTTTAGAGAGGAAACACCAGAAAAAGCTTAGACAGAAAGAACACAAGGCAAGGGAACGACTCGAAGATGACACAGAAATTAAAGAGAACATACGCAGCACAGGAGAGGATGTTTCACCAACTGAAGCATCTTCTGGTACATGTGACTTTGAAGCACATAATCCAGATATATTTGCGGATCAttctactcctccacatgtaaCTTCTCGCTGCCTAGACAATGATGAAGTTATAGAAGGGGTTACACTGTCAGGGTATGATTTTGACACTGATCAGTATATAGAACGACAGACATCACGAGGACATAATCACCGGCGCATAATGGCTACCAGATGGCAAGGGCTGCCAAAATCTCAATGGGCCATAGCCAATGGTTCGCATCCAGGCCATAATTCTCAAATGTCAAAGCTTGGAGTCATTCAAAAACATGGAACCAACTGTGATCAAAGGGTAGCTCCTATAGTTAATGGTAGTAAGTTTTGGAGCCGAAAACCTAAACCAGAAACTAATGGGGTGGTTTTAAAGGCCAGACTGCAGAAAGAACCAGACAAATGTAAGAATCATGAAGTTTTGATAGGATCTGTATCAGTTTGTCTGGGAAATTGCAGCCATTCAGAAGGGAATTTGGTGGCACCCCAGCGGGACAGCTTGGTAGATAATCTAGCCAAGCAGAATACTGCTCAGGAGAAGCCAGTGAAACATGATTCCTCTCAGGGAAGTAACGGTCGGTTAACAGTTAAACTTTGGAGGCCGGTTAGCCAGCATGGAACTAAAGATCTATTGCCACTTCAAAATGGTGGTACAGAAGCTGATGTAATTAATGGAAAATATGACCTAAATTTGTCAGGTCAATGTAGTTTGAGGTTGTGTAGTATAGATGGTAGTGATATTGGTTTTGGGGACAATTTTTCCCACACTGGAGATTCAGAAAGCTTACGTCTATCCAGCCATGCTGCAAAAGCCTTTCTTGTACAAA GATGGAAAGAAGCTATCTCATCAAACCATGTGAAGTTGTTTGTTACACCTGATTGTCAATCTTCTAATGCGGACAGATGTAGCATTATTGCAAATTCAGAGAACCGATTGCCTGCAACCTCTGGAGTTGCCAAATCCAAACCCAAAACGAAGCTTGAGAAGGGAATGAAGATAAAGTACATTCCCAAACAAAAAGCAACAACCTAG
- the LOC100796037 gene encoding 60S ribosomal protein L36-3, whose product MAPKPPSTGLFVGLNKGHVVTKKELPPRPSDRKGKTSKRVHFVRNLIREVAGFAPYEKRITELLKVGKDKRALKVAKRKLGTHKRAKKKREEMSSVLRKMRAGGAGDKKK is encoded by the exons ATGGCTCCCAAACCGCCTAGTACGGGTCTGTTTGTTGGACTGAACAAGGGTCACGTCGTCACCAAGAAGGAATTGCCCCCACGCCCCTCAGATCGTAAGGGG aaaacaagcAAGAGGGTGCACTTTGTGAGGAACCTCATAAGAGAGGTTGCTGGTTTTGCACCCTATGAAAAGCGTATAACTGAGTTGCTGAAGGTTGGGAAGGATAAGAGGGCACTGAAGGTTGCAAAGAGAAAGCTTGGAACCCACAAACGTGCAAAGAAGAAGCGTGAGGAAATGTCCAGTGTTCTCAGGAAGATGAG GGCTGGTGGTGCTGGAGACAAGAAGAAATAA
- the LOC100787938 gene encoding U-box domain-containing protein 32 isoform X1, producing the protein MGSIVEDADTDTVYVAVGKNAEKTQQLLHWTVKNFSGKEICLLHIHQPHSLNSFSDRNLSGYEPKDHAIKAFQEHGNQKVHELLDQYILTLVPAGVRAYKLLIEMDDIEKGITKAIAQHNIRWLVMGAAAADGYNLGKLAKQESEKAIFVREQALLSCNTWFICKGNVICNREYSKHTSDIETGPALLVLNQNTDAKQSEKIKSESIPDDALKYFDFDDMKEIKSVHSHHSLNSKWPFNNVMHRSKLADMMFHEDEEFESQCAKEIQRRKEVEEQLAREKQEVQKMKNQRDEILEELQMVQDQNSALMNQISESQCTETELEEKIISAVDLLISFREQRDRLRIEHANALREVKVLRRFGEAGTSSYRVEFPAFSFVEINEATNDFDPSWKIGEGRYGSVYKGLLRNMHVAIKMLPSYGHQSVLEFQHQVEVLSRVRHPNLLTLMGSCAESRSLVYEYINNGSLESHLAHKEKNPLPWQIRISIATDICSALIFLHSSGPCIIHGNLKPSKVLLDANFVAKLSDLGIPSLVQQSLDSADTSTICNNPNESLAYVDPEYFVTGKLTPESDVYSFGVILLQLLTGRPLLGLVRDMKCALEKENFKAILDFSSGEWPLFQTEQLAYLALRCCEKTWLNRPDLVSEIWSVLEPFKATCIDTSSHLISKKLRRVPSHFVCPIVQEVMEDPYIAADGFTYEEEAIRGWLNSGHDTSPMTNLKLDHTDLVPNYALHNAILEWQQQ; encoded by the exons ATGGGTAGCATCGTGGAAGACGCCGACACAGACACGGTGTATGTGGCGGTCGGAAAGAACGCCGAGAAGACGCAGCAACTGTTGCATTGGACGGTTAAGAATTTCTCCGGCAAAGAAATCTGCCTTCTTCATATTCACCAACCTCACTCTCTCAATTCATTCT CTGACAGAAATCTCTCTGGGTATGAACCAAAAGACCATGCGATCAAAGCATTCCAGGAGCATGGAAATCAAAAAGTGCATGAACTTCTAGACCAATACATTCTCACTCTGGTCCCAGCAGGG GTACGAGCCTACAAATTGTTGATTGAGATGGATGATATTGAGAAAGGAATCACAAAAGCTATTGCTCAACACAATATTAGATGGCTTGTAATGGGAGCAGCAGCAGCAGACGGATATAACTTGGG CAAACTGGCTAAGCAAGAGTCGGAGAAAGCTATTTTTGTACGTGAACAAGCATTGCTATCCTGTAATACGTGGTTCATTTGCAAGGGTAACGTCATATGTAATAG GGAATATAGTAAGCATACTTCTGACATAGAGACTGGCCCTGCACTGCTGGTGCTCAATCAAAATACAGATGCCAAGCAATCAGAAAAGATCAAATCAGAATCGATTCCTGATGATGCATTGAAATATTTTG ATTTTGATGATATGAAAGAGATAAAAAGTGTCCATTCCCACCATTCCTTAAATTCAAAATGGCCGTTTAATAATGTCATGCACAGGTCAAAATTGGCAGATATGATGTTTCATGAG GATGAAGAATTTGAAAGCCAGTGTGCTAAGGAGatccaaagaagaaaagaagttgAAGAACAATTGGCAAGGGAAAAGCAAGAAGTACAGAAAATGAAGAATCAGCGAGATGAAATACTTGAAGAATTGCAAATGGTCCAAGACCAAAATTCAGCACTTATGAACCAAATTTCTGAGTCCCAGTGTACGGAAACAGAGTTGGAGGAGAAGATCATATCAGCTGTGGACCTCTTGATAAGTTTCAGGGAACAGAGAGATAGGCTTAGGATAGAGCATGCAAATGCACTTAGGGAAGTAAAAGTGCTGAGAAGATTTGGGGAAGCAGGTACTTCCTCTTATCGGGTAGAATTCCCTGCATTTTCTTTTGTGGAGATCAATGAGGCAACTAATGATTTCGATCCATCTTGGAAGATTGGAGAGGGAAGGTATGGAAGTGTTTACAAGGGACTGCTTCGCAACATGCATGTTGCCATAAAAATGTTACCCTCTTATGGTCATCAGAGTGTATTAGAGTTCCAACATCAG GTAGAGGTCTTGAGTAGGGTAAGACATCCAAACCTGTTAACACTAATGGGAAGCTGTGCAGAGTCTAGGTCTCTTGTGTATGAGTACATAAACAATGGCAGCCTCGAAAGCCATCTAGCCCACAAAGAAAAGAATCCACTTCCATGGCAAATTCGAATATCCATTGCTACTGACATATGCTCTGCTCTAATCTTCCTTCACTCTAGTGGGCCTTGTATTATCCATGGGAATTTGAAACCTAGTAAGGTTCTCCTTGATGCCAACTTTGTTGCCAAACTCAGTGACTTGGGCATTCCCAGTTTAGTCCAGCAAAGTTTGGATTCAGCTGACACAAGCACAATATGTAATAACCCAAATGAAAGTTTGGCTTATGTGGATCCAGAGTATTTTGTCACTGGCAAGCTTACACCAGAATCGGATGTATATTCTTTTGGAGTCATATTGTTACAACTTCTAACTGGAAGACCCCTTTTGGGGCTAGTTAGAGATATGAAATGTGCATTggaaaaggaaaattttaaagCAATCTTGGACTTTTCATCTGGTGAATGGCCGCTTTTTCAAACCGAACAGCTGGCATATTTAGCATTGAGGTGTTGTGAAAAGACTTGGTTGAACCGGCCAGACCTTGTGTCAGAAATCTGGAGTGTTCTTGAACCATTCAAAGCTACTTGCATTGACACGTCATCACATTTGATTTCTAAGAAGCTTCGTCGTGTTCCTTCCCATTTTGTGTGCCCCATTGTCCAG GAAGTAATGGAAGATCCATACATAGCTGCAGATGGCTTTACGTATGAAGAAGAGGCAATAAGAGGATGGTTGAATAGTGGCCACGACACTTCCCCCATGACAAACCTCAAACTAGATCACACAGATTTGGTACCTAACTATGCTCTACATAATGCAATTCTGGAGTGGCAGCAACAGTGA
- the LOC100787413 gene encoding uncharacterized protein At3g49055, with the protein MEQLSQPSFQPHQVSDHLLHSDRVPCIEVILREKQEEELEGKEVEYFKERVERLESEREERNGVMFKALESLTSTKESLSSVIEGLEGEKDETFVENVTGEWSGVESRMLLEEARLISRLAIEVETKVDRYKEMRRKEKRELESSLISLTEENRDVHNLLRIALSEKEALEKRIKGHDHKRMPLLQFGLQKVGFGFMMMGGGNNEQSTEHSGVKSDSSECEEEVISLASTVERIMKNLRLETTQLRRSLEESRSDTERLQCLTEKQAKEIEENKLYIKELEDRERILAQNVEEFFMEIKAAEEEVARWKEACELEVEAGKKEIGERNKVVAALKQELHKTKAALDISNGKLRLKEELAITAIAAQEAAERSLRLADTRAVELRRQVEELTRQLEEAEKHEGNSHKVRRICWPWQVFKMSSSNIASTRVGNAKRMLPEMQALI; encoded by the exons ATGGAACAACTCTCTCAACCATCATTTCAACCCCATCAAGTCTCCGACCATCTTCTTCATTCGGATAGAGTCCCTTGCATTGAAGTGATTTTGAGAGAAAAACAAGAAGAGGAGTTGGAGGGAAAGGAAGTGGAGTATTTCAAAGAAAGAGTTGAGAGATTGGAGAGTgagagggaagagagaaatgggGTCATGTTTAAGGCTTTGGAATCTCTCACTTCAACGAAGGAAAGCTTGTCTAGTGTCATAGAGGGGTTAGAGGGAGAAAAGGATGAAACTTTTGTAGAAAATGTTACTGGGGAGTGGTCAGGAGTGGAATCAAGGATGTTGTTGGAAGAGGCAAGATTGATATCAAGGCTTGCAATTGAGGTGGAGACAAAGGTGGATAGGTACAAGGAGATGAGGAGGAAGGAGAAGAGAGAATTGGAGAGTAGTTTGATCAGTTTAACTGAGGAGAATAGGGATGTCCATAACTTGCTTAGAATTGCGTTGTCGGAGAAAGAGGCATTGGAGAAGAGAATAAAGGGACATGACCACAAAAGGATGCCCCTATTGCAGTTTGGATTGCAGAAAGTTGGGTTTGGGTTCATGATGATGGGGGGTGGGAATAATGAACAATCAACAGAGCATTCCGGGGTTAAATCAGATAGCAGTGAGTGTGAAGAGGAAGTCATTAGTCTG GCCTCAACAGTGGAAAGGATAATGAAGAATCTACGCCTTGAAACCACTCAATTGAGGAGATCTTTGGAAGAATCTAG GTCAGACACAGAGCGCCTCCAGTGTCTCACAGAGAAACAGGccaaagaaattgaagaaaacaaaCTCTACATTAAGGAGTTAGAAGATAGAGAGAGAATTTTGGCTCAAAAT GTAGAGGAGTTTTTTATGGAAATCAAAGCAGCGGAAGAAGAAGTTGCTAGATGGAAGGAAGCTTGTGAGTTGGAAGTTGAAGCTGGAAAGAAAGAGATTGGAGAGCGTAACAAAGTG GTGGCTGCTTTGAAACAAGAACTACACAAAACAAAGGCTGCTTTGGACATATCCAATGGAAAATTAAGGCTCAAAGAGGAACTTGCAATCACTGCAATAGCTGCACAGGAAGCAGCAGAGAGGTCTTTGCGGCTGGCTGATACTAGAGCAGTTGAACTTCGTCGACAGGTTGAAGAACTAACCAGACAACTAGAAGAAGCAGAGAAACATGAAGGCAATAGCCATAAAGTGAGACGCATATGTTGGCCATGGCAAGTTTTCAAAATGAGCTCTAGCAATATAGCAAGCACTAGAGTTGGAAATGCCAAAAGGATGCTACCAGAAATGCAAGCCTTAATTTAA
- the LOC100787938 gene encoding U-box domain-containing protein 32 isoform X2, with protein MFSIFCKSKLAKQESEKAIFVREQALLSCNTWFICKGNVICNREYSKHTSDIETGPALLVLNQNTDAKQSEKIKSESIPDDALKYFDFDDMKEIKSVHSHHSLNSKWPFNNVMHRSKLADMMFHEDEEFESQCAKEIQRRKEVEEQLAREKQEVQKMKNQRDEILEELQMVQDQNSALMNQISESQCTETELEEKIISAVDLLISFREQRDRLRIEHANALREVKVLRRFGEAGTSSYRVEFPAFSFVEINEATNDFDPSWKIGEGRYGSVYKGLLRNMHVAIKMLPSYGHQSVLEFQHQVEVLSRVRHPNLLTLMGSCAESRSLVYEYINNGSLESHLAHKEKNPLPWQIRISIATDICSALIFLHSSGPCIIHGNLKPSKVLLDANFVAKLSDLGIPSLVQQSLDSADTSTICNNPNESLAYVDPEYFVTGKLTPESDVYSFGVILLQLLTGRPLLGLVRDMKCALEKENFKAILDFSSGEWPLFQTEQLAYLALRCCEKTWLNRPDLVSEIWSVLEPFKATCIDTSSHLISKKLRRVPSHFVCPIVQEVMEDPYIAADGFTYEEEAIRGWLNSGHDTSPMTNLKLDHTDLVPNYALHNAILEWQQQ; from the exons atgttttcaattttttgcaaAAG CAAACTGGCTAAGCAAGAGTCGGAGAAAGCTATTTTTGTACGTGAACAAGCATTGCTATCCTGTAATACGTGGTTCATTTGCAAGGGTAACGTCATATGTAATAG GGAATATAGTAAGCATACTTCTGACATAGAGACTGGCCCTGCACTGCTGGTGCTCAATCAAAATACAGATGCCAAGCAATCAGAAAAGATCAAATCAGAATCGATTCCTGATGATGCATTGAAATATTTTG ATTTTGATGATATGAAAGAGATAAAAAGTGTCCATTCCCACCATTCCTTAAATTCAAAATGGCCGTTTAATAATGTCATGCACAGGTCAAAATTGGCAGATATGATGTTTCATGAG GATGAAGAATTTGAAAGCCAGTGTGCTAAGGAGatccaaagaagaaaagaagttgAAGAACAATTGGCAAGGGAAAAGCAAGAAGTACAGAAAATGAAGAATCAGCGAGATGAAATACTTGAAGAATTGCAAATGGTCCAAGACCAAAATTCAGCACTTATGAACCAAATTTCTGAGTCCCAGTGTACGGAAACAGAGTTGGAGGAGAAGATCATATCAGCTGTGGACCTCTTGATAAGTTTCAGGGAACAGAGAGATAGGCTTAGGATAGAGCATGCAAATGCACTTAGGGAAGTAAAAGTGCTGAGAAGATTTGGGGAAGCAGGTACTTCCTCTTATCGGGTAGAATTCCCTGCATTTTCTTTTGTGGAGATCAATGAGGCAACTAATGATTTCGATCCATCTTGGAAGATTGGAGAGGGAAGGTATGGAAGTGTTTACAAGGGACTGCTTCGCAACATGCATGTTGCCATAAAAATGTTACCCTCTTATGGTCATCAGAGTGTATTAGAGTTCCAACATCAG GTAGAGGTCTTGAGTAGGGTAAGACATCCAAACCTGTTAACACTAATGGGAAGCTGTGCAGAGTCTAGGTCTCTTGTGTATGAGTACATAAACAATGGCAGCCTCGAAAGCCATCTAGCCCACAAAGAAAAGAATCCACTTCCATGGCAAATTCGAATATCCATTGCTACTGACATATGCTCTGCTCTAATCTTCCTTCACTCTAGTGGGCCTTGTATTATCCATGGGAATTTGAAACCTAGTAAGGTTCTCCTTGATGCCAACTTTGTTGCCAAACTCAGTGACTTGGGCATTCCCAGTTTAGTCCAGCAAAGTTTGGATTCAGCTGACACAAGCACAATATGTAATAACCCAAATGAAAGTTTGGCTTATGTGGATCCAGAGTATTTTGTCACTGGCAAGCTTACACCAGAATCGGATGTATATTCTTTTGGAGTCATATTGTTACAACTTCTAACTGGAAGACCCCTTTTGGGGCTAGTTAGAGATATGAAATGTGCATTggaaaaggaaaattttaaagCAATCTTGGACTTTTCATCTGGTGAATGGCCGCTTTTTCAAACCGAACAGCTGGCATATTTAGCATTGAGGTGTTGTGAAAAGACTTGGTTGAACCGGCCAGACCTTGTGTCAGAAATCTGGAGTGTTCTTGAACCATTCAAAGCTACTTGCATTGACACGTCATCACATTTGATTTCTAAGAAGCTTCGTCGTGTTCCTTCCCATTTTGTGTGCCCCATTGTCCAG GAAGTAATGGAAGATCCATACATAGCTGCAGATGGCTTTACGTATGAAGAAGAGGCAATAAGAGGATGGTTGAATAGTGGCCACGACACTTCCCCCATGACAAACCTCAAACTAGATCACACAGATTTGGTACCTAACTATGCTCTACATAATGCAATTCTGGAGTGGCAGCAACAGTGA
- the LOC100786871 gene encoding histone-lysine N-methyltransferase SUVR3 yields the protein MVMAEESESVPKKRWSCNAKEEALLVQCAELVLPYLTQSELANVSSTCKSLLKLSRAITLRRASDASRAFETLPVPFLNTIDAHPYAHFLYTRSLLLPSPLPLLPRQPWGSSVISPSSPTHLRAESVGFVDASGRAASGCDCEACAGPTCPCAGLDGMDDVGRECGPGCRCGPECGNRFTRNGLAVKVRIVRDEKKGWGLKADQFIAKGEFLFEYSGELLTTKEAQKRHQHYDELASRGGFSSALLVVREHLPSGKACLRLNIDATRIGNVARFVNHSCDGGNLSTKLVRSSGALFPRLCFFASKDIQVDEELTFSYGEIRKRPNGLPCFCNSPSCFGTLPSENT from the exons ATGGTAATGGCGGAAGAAAGTGAAAGTGTGCCCAAGAAGCGTTGGAGTTGCAACGCGAAAGAGGAGGCTCTTCTTGTCCAATGCGCAGAGCTTGTGTTACCGTATCTAACCCAGTCAGAACTCGCCAACGTCTCTTCCACCTGCAAATCCCTCCTCAAACTCTCACGCGCCATCACCCTGCGACGCGCCTCCGACGCTTCCAGAGCCTTCGAGACCCTTCCGGTCCCGTTTCTCAACACCATCGACGCCCACCCCTACGCGCACTTCCTCTACACGCGCTCCCTCCTCCTCCCCTCCCCGCTCCCGCTCCTCCCTCGCCAGCCCTGGGGCTCTTCCGTGATTTCCCCCTCCTCGCCGACTCACCTTCGTGCCGAATCGGTGGGCTTCGTTGATGCCTCTGGCCGGGCCGCGTCGGGCTGCGACTGCGAGGCGTGTGCGGGCCCCACGTGTCCCTGTGCTGGCCTGGATGGCATGGATGACGTGGGCCGAGAGTGTGGGCCGGGCTGCCGCTGCGGGCCCGAGTGCGGGAACCGGTTCACCAGGAATGGGCTTGCGGTAAAGGTGAGGATTGTGAGAGATGAGAAAAAAGGATGGGGCTTGAAAGCGGACCAGTTCATTGCTAAAGGAGAGTTCCTATTTGAATATTCAG GTGAACTCTTGACAACCAAGGAGGCACAAAAGAGACATCAACATTATGATGAGCTGGCTTCACGGGGTGGTTTCTCTTCTGCTCTTTTGGTTGTAAGGGAACATCTTCCTTCTGGGAAGGCTTGTCTGAGATTGAATATCGATGCGACGAGAATAGGAAATGTTGCACGGTTTGTGAATCATTCATGTGACGGTGGTAATTTGAGCACAAAGCTAGTTAGAAGTTCAGGAGCTTTGTTCCCCCGCCTCTGCTTCTTTGCTTCGAAAGATATCCAAGTAGATGAAGAGCTTACTTTTAGCTATGGAGAAATCAGGAAAAGGCCTAATGGGTTGCCATGCTTTTGCAATAGCCCTTCTTGCTTTGGAACATTGCCCTCTGAAAACACTTGA